ACATTGAAAAGTAAACGTGGTGTTCTGCTGTCATTTCATTTAGTGCTGCTAAACCTGCCAGGAGGTATAAATAAAACAACCTAGTTGAAATGACCATGACATGTAACTGAAGCCTGAGAAAGGTGGTCTCTGTATTTAAGAGCAGAAATGACTAGGATTAAATCCTCACGCAAGCCGCTTTGAATCTGACCGCGCGGCACCAAAGTTAAGTTCAAAAACGTCAGCAAAGATTCAGACtggatctgtgttgtgtgtgaaAGCAAATACATTTTGATTTTGAGGAACTGTGTTGTTCTCTAAGAAACGCTAGGCGGAAGTTTGTAACAAATTTGAGAATTAGTTCTCAAAGTCTACAAGTAATTTTATTTGGAATCTGTACAGCTTTACCTACTGCTTTCCctagttggtaatcaaaaaaagaaatccaatattCTAGTTTACCTTTAGAAGATGATGTTTTATTTCCTGCACAGATTTTGGGTGCATGAAATCTTTAGTAAAATCTATTTTGTAAGAGATTCTATTGTTGACGAAACATTGCCTTTACAGCAACTCCTCAGTAAGATGCCTTGAGGCCTTAAGAATGAGAGGGAACTTACTTCCACACCGGCATACTTGCACAGGGGACATTTAAAGGGTTTCTCATGAGTGTGTTTGTAACGTCTGTGTCGTCCAAGTTCTCCCCTGGTGACAAATGCCATGTCACAGTCACCACACTTGTGGGGCCTGGTTCCTGCAAAATTgcatcatttattcttttaagtaAGACTTAGCCACATGTTTTCTTAGGAAGTTATAATATAAAGTACAATCAGTctcaaaatgctttaaaaatttaaaaaaaaagaagctcttTAAACGCTACATAtcccagagagatgggagaaaaatCTCTTAACATTCAAATATGTTTGTAACAGGCCTTTAACCAAAATTGAAGGAAAGAGAGCAAAACTAAAGTCTAAAATAATACATGATTTTAACGCAGAACTGGGCAGGTTTGCATACTTACATAAACCTTAACCCCCATCATCAAGGGAAATACCCTTCTTAGCTTTTACCTGTATGGGTATAGACGTGATTCCGCAGAACACTGACGGTACGGAAAGCTTTCAGGCAAAGGTGGCATACGTGGGGCTTCTCATTGGTGTGAATTTTCATATGACGCTTAAAACTAGAAAGTTTAGAAGAGGTGAACGTGCAGATATCACAGTTGaaggtttgtttcatttctgcaggaaGAAGATGcagaatttatgtatttatagtcATCTTTCTTAGGCTGTTCAAATTCCATTTCAACACATCAAAGTAACTTGGCACgtccttttttttctaattaaggtatcattaatatacaatcttatgaaggtttcacttgaacaacattgtggttactatattcacccatattatcaagtcctccccaccccattgcagtcactgtcgatcagtgtagttaagatgccacggagtcactacttgtcttctacaggctgtactgccttccctgtgaccgaCATCCATTCTGTGTGCTAACTGTAATACCccttcatccccttctccctgcctccccacccaccctccccaaccccttccctttggtaactgccagtctcttcttggagtctgtgaatctgctgttgttttgttccttcagttttggttagttgttatactccacagatgagggaaatcatttggtacttgtctttctctgcctgccttatttttccgagcatgatatcctctagctccatctatgttgttgcaaatggtaggatttttcttcttcttatggctgaatagtattccattgtgtgtatgtaccacttctctgtccattcatctactgggcACATCTCTTTTTTGGTCTAATGTGGTTTACTGACAAAAGACATTCCCTGCAAATGGTGACAACAGAGGCAGAGGCCGGAGCCATGCCtctaaaagccaaggagtggtgtgatTACAGCGATACCAGAAGCTGAGCGGGAGGTACGGACGCGTTCCCTCCTAGTCTCCCCCGCCAAGAGCACGGGTGTACCGACACTGTGACTGCggccctccagcctccagaactcagAGAGAATACATGTTGGTTGTTTTAAGCTACCTAGTTTGTGGTATTTTCTCACAGCAGCCCTAAGAAATTAACACAGGActaatcaaaaaatgggcaaaggatttgaatagacatctctccaaagaacacacaaaaagccagcaggcacatgaaacgatgctcATCATCAATCCTACGGGAATATAAAGCAAAACCACAATAGGACACCTCTTCACACCTGCTAGGGTGGCTGTGCATTTTCAAATATGGGAAATAAGTGTGGGTGAGGATGCGGAGCAACTGGAAGCCTTGTACGTTGCTGTGGGTGAGTAGAGCGGTGCCACTGCTGCGGGGAACTGTTTGGCAGGTCCTCAAAAAGCAAACGAAAGCAGCcacatgacccaggaattcctctcctagctGTATACCCAACTGCAAACAGGTGTTCAGACAACATGAGCGTTCacagcagcaccatttacaacagccaaaaggtagaaacagccAAAATGGTGgtccacagatgaatggataaacaaaatatgatgCATCTTTATTATTTAGGGACGAAGGAATAAAGTATTGGCATGTGCTACaaaatggatgaattttgaaaatattatgcaaaGTTAAGGAATCTAGACCCAAAAGATCACAAATCATGTATACATGATTCCACCTAAATGAAATGTCCAGATGTGACTGTCAAACAGGTATGCttttctttttggggtaatgaaaatattctggaattagtggtgatggttgcacagaatTGTGAATACATTAAAAACCTGAAAATGAGCTGGGGATTGGCAAGTTCTGGGTACATGCTCTTGACTTAAATATACGAGAAACTAATGCGCAGCAAAGCTTGCAAACTTAAGTACCTACTGAAGCTGGGCGATAAGCCTAAATGGATGAGTTTAACCTCAGGGGTGACTTTCCACAGTCACTTCCCAGCCCCAGTCGCCAGTTGCTGGAGGGAGAAAACAGAGTCAAGTGTTGCCAGATATAACTTTTTATAAATGAGTTAAAAATTGAGATTTTGGAGGTGAACTGTCTTGATTTAACTCAGTTAGCagctggtattttttaaaaagatgagtaATTTCTGAGGGTCAAATCCATCCCTTGGGCTACCACGATGGAATCTCGGTTTTAATGTGGCTTTAACAGAGCTTCCAGGTCCCAGTCTAGCCTGGTCGCCCTCTGTGAGCACCCATTCCCCCTGGCTCTCCAGACAGCAGAGCTGTCCAATCTCATTAGGCCTCACACTCCAGCGCTACACCCCCAGGCCACTTCCTGCTGCCTGGACCAGTGATCCCCACTCTTAATGGTTTCTGCGTCCTCTCTCCTGGCTTATGCCTCTGTGGCCTCCTGCGCGTCACTCCATCTCCTGACCCTGAAGCCCTTGCTCTGGTCCCCATCAGCCCCCACCGGCATGGGGCAGCAAACCAGGGAGCATATCCAGGCATAGCCTTTTATTTACGTGCACAGTGTGTGGTGGGAACATTTTTTACTTTGCTTTCAAACCATTTGTATGCAAAGGCAAACCTCTTTTGCATTTGATTCACACTACAGAGCATGAGTTTAGAATGTCCTGACATTTTTGAAAGCACCTAGAAGTCAACCACATAAAATTTCAGTTACCATCTCCTTCCCCTAAAGTAAAACAGTGGCCCTATTTTATGCAGCATCTCATACAAAACAGGCCTACCCTTTGTTTCTTTGTGACTTCTGGTGGAGGCGGCTATTTCAGCATGTGGATGACTGGATGGAGGCTTATCTTCTTGTTCTTCCATATTTATACTTGAAATTGTCAGCATGATTTCATCTCTTCCTTCATCTGCGGGGCTTGCTTCCACAAAAAAGAGCCCATCTTCCAGTTGTATATGGAATCCGCCTTCAGCCAGCAGCTGGGCCTCCTCCTGACCTTTCTCAAACTGATAAAAGTATTCATACAATCACAATCCCATTAATTACAAACTGATTAAGCTCTTTGCTTTGATGAAAACATAGAATACATAAGGAAAAACAAACTTCCAAGCACAGAACATTGTCCATTGCAACCAAAATGCTTAAGCTGTCATTATGCTTAATAGTGACATCATAAGTTTTGGTGATAAGATTTGgtaatacagtatttttttaagaaacacaaTGTGCCTTATTAGTATTTAATTACTGTaacttttaaaactcttaaaaaagaaTACGAGGTCTCAGAGGATCTTCCTGAGAATTATTTTTACTGCATTTAATTTTAAACTGCAGCTTTAACTAGGCATGTCCATACATAACACTGCACAAAGGGGCAACTTACAAAAGTAATTTCTTGGGCTTTCTCCCATGTAAGGAGTGTGTTGTTAAAAACGGGCTGTACCTCCGTCAATCCAGTGCTTTCAGCCAGGCTCACCGCGAGCTGACTGCCCTCACCGGCCACAGCCACGTTCCCCTCTAGACCGTGGAACTGCAGCACCTCCACCTCTTGCAGTGAGTACACCTCTTCCTGGATGCTAAAGGCGACAGGCTGCTGGGACACCTCCCCAAGCCTGAGCAGCGACTGCAGCCCGCTCCCGTCGGGCTGGACCATCTCTGGCACCCCTTCCTGCTGCTGTGGTACCACCCAGCTCACGTCCTGCAGCTCCACGTGGTCAGAGGTGAAGTGCACCAGCTCCAGGGTCAGGATGTGCTCCATGCTCTCCTCCGCAGTGGTCAGCACCAGCTCCGGCTCTCCTTCCAGGAGTGTGGCCTGGGGGGCCCCACAGGTTCCCGGGACCTCCACCGCCCCAGGGCCGAGGGGCTCCTGTACTCTACGCACTGCATCCTCCTCGACCGCCAGCACTTCTTCTGGCATCCCCTCCAATTCTTTGATTTTGGTGAACTGCTCAGAAGAGACAGAGGTCTCGGCATCCGCCATGACGACTTGGCCTGTCTAGAAGCAGCAGTGTTGGTAGGGCGCAGGGGGGCTTGGGCCCGGCAGGCTGCAGGCTGATCAAGGCCAGACCAGTTCTGGCCTCAAAAGGCTTTGGGCGTCCAAGGGGTCAGGACCAAGTTGACTCAGTCTGGATTGGGATTGACTGGGCCTATGAGGGGCTGAGCCTGGCAGGATGTAGGCTAAAGTAGGCATTTGTGCAGAAGATTCTAGAACCAGATTTGGGCCTGAGTAAACTTTTAGTAAACCCACGTAGGAAGGTGGGGCTTGAGCAGGGTTGGGGCTAGTGCACATTCCCAGGCCTAGGAAGCTCGGGCCCGAGCAGGCTTTCAGCAAACGCACATGCTAGACTTAGCACAGTGGGGGCTGGGCAAGCTTTCCACCATTGCACAGCTCCAGATTGAGCACCGCGAGCCACTCAGGCTTCAGGCCTAGAGCCCTGGCCGGCGCAGACGCGGTGAGCAGGCCTCAGTCATGCCTGCGCCCCCTTCAGGCCTGGGGCGCCCCCCACTACCGACCCCTCCCCGGCCCAGCTCTCAACTCGGCCTGCCCGGGGCCAGCCCTGCCCGCCCACGCTGAGCACCCATGCTCTTCAGGGGTCCAAGTCTGGCCCCCCAGGAGGCCCCTCACTTGGGAGGTGTGGCCTGGGTACCTGCGGATCCTGGTGGGCTCCACCTTGCGCCACGTGCTGCAGTGCACCACCTCAGCGCACTGCACCGCAGCGCACCGCCGCGGCCGTCTGGGCACGAAGTTTGAGTTGGGAGTGCGCAGGCGCagggtgggaaaaaggggagggcaACATGCAAGGGgcggggcctgggggagggggcgatggatggttggttggttggtggGTGGGTCGTGGCGGGGGAGGGTCGTgggggggaggaggtggggggagcagggggcggggggagcagggggtggggggagcagggggtgggggtgggggcgctgCAGGAAATGGGGCACCTGCAGTTCACACGGAGAACTGGGTGCTGATGGATGTGGGGAGAAGCTGGGCACTGAGACCTGGTGGGGGATGGCTGTAAGGGAAGTTGGAGGGACTGCAGGGGGATCGGAAACCCGGAGGTGATGAATATGGCGGACGTATGGGGAAAAGGACGGCAGGGGGCGCTGGGACCTGGAGTTGATGAATATGGGGGGAGTTGgatcggggtgggggtggggaaggactgCAGGGGGCTTTGCGAcctgggggagggggcacagATATGGGGGTAAGTGGGGAGAGGGAATGTAGGGGGCTTTCAGACCTGTGGGAGTGGATATCGGGGGAAGTGGGTGGGGACTGCAGGGGGCACTGAGTCCTGGGGACGATGAATGTGTGGGAAGTCGGCGGGTGGGggtggtgtgtgtgggagggggtgtGGGGGAAGGACCGCGGGGCACGGGACTGCAGGGGGCTTTGCCACCTGGAGGGGGTGGATatggggggaaatggggagagggCCTGCCCAGGGTGTTGAGACCTGGTGGGGGTGGGTATGGGGGCAGGAAGAGAGCAGGGGGCGCTGAGACTTTGGGAGGTGGTGATAGGTGTGGATGGATATGGGATGAGGCAGAGAGGGGGGACCTGCAGGGGGCACCCTGGAGACTGCGGGTGGGAATATGGATAACATGGGGGAGTGAAGGGGCCGAAGGactaaaagtaatttcaaaagatGGGGTGGAGTGGGGTGAATGGGTGGGCGAACGCGTGGGGATGGACAGGGGGTGGCGGGTGGGCggtgggaggggagaagggactTGTAGGGGGCCCGGAGACCTGGGCAAGTCTCAGAGGctgggggacagagaggcccggaggagaCAGGGAGGCAGGGGTCCCGAGGTGGGGTGATGCTgcgctggggaaggggaggttgTGGGGGAGACGCGGGGAGGGACGGAAGGAGAAATGGCGTGTTGAGCAGAAAGGGTGGGAAGGCGGGAGATGAAGCACCAGGACGAGGCTGGTGGCAGGAGGGGCTGGAAAGGGGGGCAGAGGGAACCTCGAGGGGCCACGGCGCTGTGCGCACCCCAGGACCGGGAGTCATGAGCTTTAAAGGATTACTTCTCTGCGGtgggaatagaaaaagaaattatttttaatggaaattaaTAATTTTGATGGTCTCCAAAAAGAAGTTATGAGTGTGTCTTCAATTAGAAATGGAATACCTTTGGAGCCAAAGGATGATTAAAAGACTTTGCTGTTCACTGATACTTTTTTAAGGTGTGGTTTACAACGTTCCAGAAATCATTGTTTTCCCTTTTTAcgtttttttcaaagttttagtAAAATTTTATTGATGTTTCTTGTTTGCTGATTGTGAATGAATATATTTGGATATGGGAGAAACAAAATCCCCAAACCAAACAACCCCAAGGAGAAAGCAGTCTCGGGGAGCGGCCTGCGCTTCCCCGACCTCAGTGGAGAAATGGCGTCTCTTGACCTGCCTTTACGGGAGCCTGTCTCCCAATAACCAGAGCTCCTGCCCCGCCGTGCAGAGAACTAACCCCCTCACTCCCACCGAGGGGCTTTCTCTCTCTGCCAGCCTTTTTCCACAGCTCCTTCTTGTAAgtctttgtgttttatttcatgTTCTTGTGCACTGTGGActcaaatatgtttttattttccatagtACAAAGGATAGAACTGAATTCACGTTGAAAAGAAACTCATGTATGAgcgggaatgtgtgtgtgtgtg
This sequence is a window from Manis pentadactyla isolate mManPen7 chromosome 5, mManPen7.hap1, whole genome shotgun sequence. Protein-coding genes within it:
- the CTCFL gene encoding transcriptional repressor CTCFL, encoding MADAETSVSSEQFTKIKELEGMPEEVLAVEEDAVRRVQEPLGPGAVEVPGTCGAPQATLLEGEPELVLTTAEESMEHILTLELVHFTSDHVELQDVSWVVPQQQEGVPEMVQPDGSGLQSLLRLGEVSQQPVAFSIQEEVYSLQEVEVLQFHGLEGNVAVAGEGSQLAVSLAESTGLTEEEAQLLAEGGFHIQLEDGLFFVEASPADEGRDEIMLTISSINMEEQEDKPPSSHPHAEIAASTRSHKETKEMKQTFNCDICTFTSSKLSSFKRHMKIHTNEKPHVCHLCLKAFRTVSVLRNHVYTHTGTRPHKCGDCDMAFVTRGELGRHRRYKHTHEKPFKCPLCKYAGVEASKLKRHIRSHTGERPFQCHLCSYASKDTYKLKRHLRTHSGERPYECHVCHTRFTQRGSMKIHMQKHSEDVTKHKCPQCATLISRKSDLRVHLLNMHTYKATEMKCRCCPAVFHERYALIQHQKTHKNEKRFKCEHCSYACKEERQMAAHMLIHTGEKPFTCFSCNKSFRQKQLLNVHCKKYHDKNFIPPVYECPTCDKAFSRRSNMRRHSRNCHSGRGKSATSGNEKMRKGDLAIPQEAAEEDVAFPQEATAEEASILKGDDYPEEMVPAGYGEITAGIEDLYEDMTCEMILNMMDKW